GAACGGTATTTCCAATTCTCTTCGCCATCTGCGCGGCGAGTTCAGGCAGTGGAACCGCCGGACCGCCTTGCACCATTTCCCCAAATACGCGGCTGGTCTCGGTGCTGATTATTTTCGATACCATCAATAGATCCTTGTCCACCTTGAACACGCGTCCCGTGACGAGCACCTTTGCGCCCGTCAAGTTGCCAACTTTCGCGGCGGTATCGGCGCTCACCGTTCCTGACAATCCCAGCCCCTGTTCGCCCAGCGCCTTCTCCAGCTCTGCGCGTTCCACGGTGATCAAGTTGGGATTTGCAGATAAGTGAGCATTCAGGAGCGCTGACACTTTCGGTCCCAAATCGCGCACCGCTTCGTCCTTCGATTCGAAGTCGAAGACTGCGATGGTTAGGACATCCTGAGCGGGAGAAAAGGCGGTCGCTGCAAGCAGCAGCGCGACAGCGAGGGTGTTTCGGATCTTCATAAAAAGAAATTCAGTCGGTGAGCGTTTTCTGGAATTTTTGCGGCAACCCAGGCGCTTCGGGATGCAGCGCGATCCGCGCCAGCTGGACCAGGTGCGCTTGGGATCGCGGGTCGTCCGCCAGATTTTCCAAAACACTCGGTTGAACAATGACCACCGCGCCAAGTTGTTCCGCAACGGTGTAAAACGACGGCGCAAGTTTGTCACGCCGTTCGCGCGGCGCCTGGATCCAAATCACAGCACAACCCGATCGCGCGAGGCTTTGAACGCGCGCGGCCACATCCCCGCCGGAAGCCGCGGCGCCGACGATCACCAACCTGCCT
Above is a window of Verrucomicrobiia bacterium DNA encoding:
- a CDS encoding CsgG/HfaB family protein is translated as MKIRNTLAVALLLAATAFSPAQDVLTIAVFDFESKDEAVRDLGPKVSALLNAHLSANPNLITVERAELEKALGEQGLGLSGTVSADTAAKVGNLTGAKVLVTGRVFKVDKDLLMVSKIISTETSRVFGEMVQGGPAVPLPELAAQMAKRIGNTV